From Desulfuromonas soudanensis, the proteins below share one genomic window:
- a CDS encoding ribose-phosphate pyrophosphokinase encodes MDKLKIFSGNSNVALAREICGHLAVPLGNAKVKAFSDGEIMVEIGENVRGRDVYIIQSTCSPANQNLMELLVMVDALKRASAARITAVIPYFGYARQDRKVAPRTPITSKLVADLIATAGVDRVLTMDLHAGQIQGFFNIPVDHLYAAPVILDNIKSRFGGKAVVVSPDAGGTERARAFAKRLDAGLAIIDKRRSGPNVSEVMHIIGDVEGQVCLIVDDMIDTAGTLCQAARALKEAGATEVYACATHAVLSGPALERINESCLKEVLVTNSIPVAEKLKDCPKLRPLSVAELLAEAIRRIHGDESVSSLFV; translated from the coding sequence GTGGACAAGCTTAAGATATTCTCCGGAAACTCCAATGTCGCCCTGGCCCGGGAGATCTGCGGCCATCTTGCCGTTCCCCTGGGAAACGCCAAGGTCAAGGCCTTTTCCGACGGCGAGATCATGGTGGAGATCGGGGAGAACGTCCGCGGGCGGGACGTCTATATCATTCAGTCCACCTGCTCTCCGGCGAACCAGAACCTCATGGAGCTTCTGGTGATGGTCGACGCCCTCAAACGGGCCTCCGCCGCGCGCATCACCGCGGTGATCCCCTACTTCGGCTATGCCCGTCAGGACCGCAAGGTCGCGCCGCGGACGCCGATCACCAGCAAGCTCGTCGCCGACCTCATCGCCACGGCCGGAGTCGACCGGGTCCTGACCATGGACCTGCATGCCGGGCAGATCCAGGGATTTTTCAACATTCCCGTCGACCACCTCTATGCCGCCCCGGTCATCCTCGACAATATCAAGTCCCGCTTCGGCGGCAAGGCGGTGGTGGTTTCTCCCGATGCCGGCGGAACCGAACGCGCCCGCGCCTTTGCCAAGCGCCTCGACGCCGGCCTGGCGATCATCGACAAACGGCGCAGCGGTCCCAACGTTTCCGAGGTGATGCACATCATCGGCGACGTCGAGGGACAGGTCTGTCTCATCGTCGATGATATGATCGATACCGCCGGTACCCTCTGCCAGGCGGCGCGGGCTCTCAAGGAGGCCGGAGCGACGGAGGTTTATGCCTGCGCCACCCATGCGGTCCTTTCCGGACCGGCCCTGGAGCGTATCAACGAGAGTTGCCTGAAGGAGGTGTTGGTGACCAACTCCATCCCCGTGGCGGAAAAACTCAAGGACTGCCCCAAACTGCGCCCCCTCTCCGTCGCCGAGCTTCTGGCCGAGGCGATCCGCCGCATCCACGGAGACGAGTCGGTCAGTTCGTTGTTCGTCTAG
- the ispE gene encoding 4-(cytidine 5'-diphospho)-2-C-methyl-D-erythritol kinase yields the protein MNKTFLAPAKINLCLHVVGKRPDGYHELAMLMQRVSLYDTVRIALVAEGGVRVVCKGVDLPPGGENIAARAARRMLELSGADCGVEIVIDKAIPVAAGLGGGSSDAAAVLMGLDEMLSTALGKERLMAEGGKLGADVPFFIFKEPAWATGIGDCLETVPSLAPFWYVLVNPGVAVSTAWVYQNLGLTSPGTVARMPGFLETTAGVVRLLHNDLEGVTIPRYPVIASLKERLLGLGAAGALMSGSGPTVFGVFEGVEAARAACEELATVPGWRSFLVRAL from the coding sequence ATGAACAAAACCTTTCTGGCTCCTGCCAAGATTAATCTCTGTCTCCATGTGGTGGGGAAACGCCCCGACGGCTATCACGAGCTGGCCATGCTGATGCAGCGGGTTTCCCTCTACGACACCGTCAGGATCGCCCTGGTCGCCGAAGGGGGGGTCCGGGTTGTCTGCAAGGGGGTGGACCTCCCCCCGGGGGGGGAGAATATCGCGGCCCGGGCCGCCCGGCGGATGCTCGAGCTCTCCGGGGCCGACTGCGGCGTGGAGATCGTCATCGACAAGGCGATCCCGGTGGCCGCCGGGCTGGGAGGGGGGTCCTCCGATGCCGCGGCGGTCCTGATGGGGCTCGACGAGATGCTCTCCACCGCCCTCGGGAAAGAGCGGCTCATGGCCGAGGGGGGGAAGCTCGGTGCCGACGTTCCGTTCTTCATCTTCAAGGAGCCGGCCTGGGCCACGGGGATCGGCGATTGCCTCGAGACGGTCCCATCCCTGGCACCCTTCTGGTACGTCCTGGTGAACCCCGGAGTCGCCGTTTCCACGGCCTGGGTTTATCAAAATTTAGGGTTGACTTCCCCGGGGACAGTGGCTAGAATGCCGGGGTTTCTCGAAACAACGGCGGGAGTTGTACGCCTGTTGCATAACGACCTCGAAGGGGTGACCATTCCCCGATATCCGGTGATCGCCTCTCTCAAGGAGCGACTCCTCGGGCTCGGAGCCGCAGGAGCCCTGATGTCCGGGAGCGGGCCGACCGTTTTCGGCGTCTTCGAAGGGGTCGAGGCAGCCCGGGCGGCCTGCGAGGAACTCGCGACGGTCCCCGGGTGGCGCTCTTTTCTGGTGCGGGCTCTCTAG